A segment of the Nitrospina gracilis 3/211 genome:
CGGCCGATCCGGAACACGCCAGCAACCAGTACGAGAAAGCCACGCTGACCGGCGGGCAAATGGACACGAGCGCGAATTTTTTCAACACCAGCGTCGCCGACAGCATGTCGATGCGTATCGACATCGACCGCCGCGGTCCGAAGCTGATCACAATCAAGAAAGCGGATCTGGAAGCGGAAGGCGACTGGAACAGCAACAACGAAAAAGAAGGCAAGGTCGTTGCCGCACATGTGCAGAAGGTGGTGCGCGATCTCGGCGGCTACACGGGTTATCTCGACTTCACCTGCGAGTACAAGGATGTCGGCGGCCTTTCGAAGTTTGTGCTGACTTCCGGCATGGACGCGGATATCTCTTCCGTACAGGTGCTGGACGGTGACGAGTCGTCGAACGACCTGGCCCAATTTCTCCGACTCGACTCGGCGCAAAAAGCCACCCACACCGGTGGGGCGGTGGCAGCGGGGACGAACGTCCGCACCCAGTTTCAAACGGAGATGGTGCTGACCATGAACCTTGATGGCAAGGGCGAACAAAAGATCACCATCAAGAAGGAAGACATCGACTTCACCGACAACGATGTTTCCAACCGGGTAAAGATCGCCGACGCCATTCAGGCCGCGGTGCAGCAGCACCAGCCGAAGATCCCGTCTTTCGCCGAGTTCACCTGCGAATACGACGACACGGCGCGCAAGTTCACTTTCACTTCCGGCAGCAGTGCGTCGCGGACGTCGTCGATCACCATCAACGGTGCAAGCCCCGCGGGCAACACCAACTTTGCCTCGCTGTTGAAGCTCACCACGAACCCGGTTGCCTTTTCCGGACGGACCCTGCAGGACGGGACGTGGAAGGTGATCCCGAAAGCCGCGTCCGGCATCGGAGATAATGGCGAGCAGTTGACGAGCGGCAGTGCCGAAGCTCCGGAAGCACCGGACTACGGATCGTTCTTCACCAATGTTCTGCGCAAGGTGCGCGACGTCAGCATCCTCCTGCTTCCCGGCATGTACTGGAACAAGGAACTCGGCAACATAAAGATCAGCCACGCGCTGGCACATTGCGAAAGCACCAAAAGCCGTGTGCTCATCGTGGACCCGCCGAAGGATGTGGAACTGGAGCAGGGCGCGCAGGTGCAGGCCCTGGGTCTTCCCACCTCCACGTATTCGGTCCTTTATTACCCGTGGGTGGAAGTGCCCAATCCGCTTTACAACGCCGACACCGCGCCCAACGAACCGAAGACGCTCAAGGTCGGCCCGGGCGGATTCGCCGCGGGCATGTGGGCGAAGATCGACGGCACGCGCGGCGTGTGGAAGGCGCCTGCCGGAACCGAAGCCCAGATCATCGGTTTGGCCGGATTGCAGTACCAGGTGGAAGACGGTGAGCAGGATCAGTTGAACCCGCTCGGTGTCAACTGCTTCCGCAAGCAACCGGGATACGGCAACGTCATCTGGGGAAGCCGGACCCTGTCCACCAAGGCGAACCCCGAATGGCGCTACGTTCCGGTGCGCCGCACAGCAATCTATATCGAGCAGAGCATTTACAACGGCATCCAGTGGGCGGTGTTCGAGCCCAACGACGAGCCGCTGTGGTCGTCGCTTCGCGGCAACATCGGCGATTTCATGAACGGCATGTTCCGCAGCGGCGCGTTCCAGGGAACGAAGGCGTCGGATGCCTACTTCGTCCGTTGCGGCAAGGGTGACACCATGACCCAGGGCGACATCGACCGCGGTCAAGTGATCGTGCTGGTCGGGTTCGCGCCGTTGAAGCCGGCGGAATTCGTCATCGTTCGCATTCAGCAGAAAGTTCAACAATAACCCCCGTAAGAGGAGGCGCTGGTTATGGCAGCACCGATGTTTCCCGTCAACGCGCACCGGCACGATCCGTACCGCACGTTCAAGTTCCGCGTCATCATCGACGGCAAGCCCGTTGCGGGCATGCGCAAAATGACGGCCTTGAAAAAGAAAACCGAACCCGTGAAATGGCGCACGGCAGGCGACCCGTCGCACGAACGCATCATGCCCGGCGGCACGAGCTACGAACCGGTCACGCTGGAACAGGGGTTGACTCACGATCCGGTGTTCGAGGAGTGGGCGAACCTCATCAACAACATCGAAGGCGACTCCGCCATGTCTCTGAAGAATTTCCGCAAGGAAGTCATCATCAGCCTGCTCAACCTGCAGGGCCAGGTCGCCATCAACTACGTTCTGCATCGCGCGTGGGTGTCGGACTACCAGGCCATGCCGGATCTCGACGCGGGAAGCATGAACGCGGTCGGCATTCAGAGCATCACGCTTCAGCACGAAGGGTGGGAGCGGGATACCGCAGTGAACGAGCCGACGGAATCGTAAGGAGCGCATCATGGTTTTGCCCGGCGGTGTGTGGAACGGCGGGGAT
Coding sequences within it:
- a CDS encoding phage tail sheath family protein; the protein is MPTYLHPGVYVEEIPSGSRPIEGVSTSNAAFVGAAYRGPVGKAELVHSFDEFKEIYGGIEKKAAGDALGEQENAMVLAVRSFYMNGGKNAYICRLAKGGTSVAAFKEVAGEHSGGNVLKIEASSVGAWGNKLYIRILKPDVDQAGFDVEIGHHDGDGKFVMDEEFTGVTLNSQDDDYILTRINDVSGLIKVSLLDAADPEHASNQYEKATLTGGQMDTSANFFNTSVADSMSMRIDIDRRGPKLITIKKADLEAEGDWNSNNEKEGKVVAAHVQKVVRDLGGYTGYLDFTCEYKDVGGLSKFVLTSGMDADISSVQVLDGDESSNDLAQFLRLDSAQKATHTGGAVAAGTNVRTQFQTEMVLTMNLDGKGEQKITIKKEDIDFTDNDVSNRVKIADAIQAAVQQHQPKIPSFAEFTCEYDDTARKFTFTSGSSASRTSSITINGASPAGNTNFASLLKLTTNPVAFSGRTLQDGTWKVIPKAASGIGDNGEQLTSGSAEAPEAPDYGSFFTNVLRKVRDVSILLLPGMYWNKELGNIKISHALAHCESTKSRVLIVDPPKDVELEQGAQVQALGLPTSTYSVLYYPWVEVPNPLYNADTAPNEPKTLKVGPGGFAAGMWAKIDGTRGVWKAPAGTEAQIIGLAGLQYQVEDGEQDQLNPLGVNCFRKQPGYGNVIWGSRTLSTKANPEWRYVPVRRTAIYIEQSIYNGIQWAVFEPNDEPLWSSLRGNIGDFMNGMFRSGAFQGTKASDAYFVRCGKGDTMTQGDIDRGQVIVLVGFAPLKPAEFVIVRIQQKVQQ
- a CDS encoding phage tail protein, which gives rise to MAAPMFPVNAHRHDPYRTFKFRVIIDGKPVAGMRKMTALKKKTEPVKWRTAGDPSHERIMPGGTSYEPVTLEQGLTHDPVFEEWANLINNIEGDSAMSLKNFRKEVIISLLNLQGQVAINYVLHRAWVSDYQAMPDLDAGSMNAVGIQSITLQHEGWERDTAVNEPTES